TCTCCGCCACCGCCAATTTCTGTTGGAGACAAATATACCGCTCTAGGGCCTATAATATTATTTTCAAAACCGCGAACCTCTTTACCACCTAAACGGAAGTTTTCTGAAAATGGTAATGTTAACTCAATACCATTTTTTTCTCCGTAACCATTACCATAGCCCATTTTTAAACGAGTTAATAATGACCAACTATGATCATTCGTCAATGGGAAATAAAAGCGAGAGTCAAAATTTAGTTTAAAGAACTTATTGTCAGAATTTGGTGTTGAAACAACCATCGACAAGCTTTGGTTTGAACCCGCGGTAGGAAACAGCCCTCTATTAAGTGTACTACGAGACCAACCTGCGAAAAGCTCTATATTGTCAAATTCTAACCCACCATCCGGATCATTCGGATCTGAATATAGCGCTATATAGTTCTTAATTTGCTCGTATTCTTGCAGTTGCGATACTTCATTAGACTTAAAGGTGGCACCAAACTGCAACCGATTAAACTCAAATATAGGGAAGCTGGTTGTAAGACCAATACCATAAGATTTATTTTTATACCTAACTAACTGAGCGCTACCAGCATCAAAGTTACTATAAAAAATATTCCCACCTAAGCTTATTCCATCCATCGTAAAGTAAGGGTCTGTATAAGACAAACTAATATTCTGTGCTGCGCTATAGGTATTTAAATTAATTCCAACACGGTTACCTGTACCTAAAAAGTTATCATGTTGAATACCTGCTTGGAATGCTAACTTACTATAACTACCGTAAGATACACCTGCTTGGAATGAGCCAGAAGGTTGTTCTTTCACATCAAATACAACATCGACCAAGTCATCTTCCCCTGGTACAGGATGTGTTTCATATTCAATTTTTTCTAAGTACTTTAAGCGTTGTAGATAGTTTTTAGATAAATCCAATGAATTATTAGATAACCAAGCACCTTCCATTTGCCTAACTTCACGACGTAGTACTTCATCTGCAGTTGCTTCGTTACCTACAAAATCTATGCGTCTAACATAAATGCGTTTGCCTGGATTTACCGAAATAGTTAGATGGACTTCTTTTTTCTCATCATCAATTTCTGGAATTGTTCTAACTTCAGAGTTTGCGTAACCAAAGCTACTTAAATAGTTAGAAATCATCTCTTCAGTATGAGTTACTAATGCACCGTTATAGAGTTCATCTGTTTTAATTGGGATGAACTTTTTAACAAAATCTTCTTTACCTAATAAGTCACCAATAAAGTCGTAGCCCTTAACGGTATACTGCTCGCCTTCAGAGACGTTAAAGGTAACATATACAGACTCTTTATCAGGACTAACCGATACCTGATTAGATTCAACATTGAAACGCAAATAGCCGCGGTCTAAGTAATGGCTGCGAATAGTTTCTAGATCACCTTGAAGCGCTTGTTTTTGATAACGGTCACTTGAAAAGAATTTCCACCACGGCAAATCTTGCTGAGATTCAATATTCTTTAATAGCTCTTCATCTGAAAAAAGTTCATTACCGACAATGTTGATTTGCCTTACAGAGGCAGCTTCGCCTTCTTCAAACTCCAGTTGAAGCCTAACTCGATTACGTGGTAGATACGTTACTACGGCTTCAACTTTAGCGTTATATTTACCGACACCGTGGAAAAAATCAATTAAGCCATTTTCTATCCCCGTTAAAAGGGTTTTATCTAGCGGCTCACCGACTACGATATTATTATTTTTTAAACTATCTTGAAGTTGCTCATCTTTAATATCGTCATTACCTTCAAACGTAATATCGCTGATGGTTGGGCGTTCAGTTACTTCAAATATAACTTTATTGCCATCTTTATAGACTTCGATATCGTCAAAGTGACCTGACAGATAGAGGGCTTTAACGGTTTGAGAAACAGTGAAGTCAGAAACTTCATCACCAATGCTAAATGGAATATACGTTAATGCAGCACCTAAGGTAACTCGCTGTAAACCATTTACTGCTAAATCATCAACTACAAAGCGTTCTTCTGCATGAACTGGTGTAGTTGCAGCAATACTTGCTCCTACCAGTGTCGAAGCTATTAATAAATTCTTTAATGCCATTGTTTGTTTTTACTTCCTGAGTTATCCAAGGCGTGAGATATCGTTCAATAGAGCTATACTCATTAACGCAAATAATACTAATGCACCGATTTTAAATCCTGCTTCTTGCGTCTTTTCAGAGACAGGTTTGCCACGCAGAAGTTCAATTACATAATAAAATAAGTGTCCACCATCCAAAATGGGTAGCGGTAATAAATTAATAACGCCTAAATTTACACTGATTAACGCTAAAAAGCTAAGAAAGTATACTAAGCCATATCCTGCGCTATCTCCAGCACCTTGCGCTATTGAAATTGGTCCACTTAAACTTTTAACCGAAACGTCACCGACCAGTAACTTTCCAATCATATTGAAGCTTAGTTCAACTAGCTGCCATGTTTTTTCAGCCCCTTTAATTAAGCTTTCAATTATGCCGTACTGCAAATTAATGCGAAATTCATCAGCCAGTGGTAATACTTTGGGACTAACGCCCAAAAAGCCTTGAGTAAAGCCATCACTAGTTTGCCTTCCATCAGGCGTAACCGTTAATGACAAATTAGCGTTATTACGCTTAACCTCAATAATCAGTGCTTTATTAGGGCTGTTTTGAATAATTTGAACTGCATCTTTCCACGTATCAATATACAAGCCATCAATACGCAGTATTTCATCACCAACTAATATTCCTGCACGTTGTGCAGCACTGTCATCAGAAATACCATCAACAATCGTTGTTACTGTTGCACTATAAGGGGTAATACCTAAGCTCGATAAAGAAGACTCCTTATCTGGCGCAAAGTTCCAATTTGAAAGTGTTAATGTATATTTTTTTGTCATTTGGTCATGAATTGAGCGTGTTTCCAACTCTAAGCTTTGCTCACCAATCTTGCCCACAAAAGCTAAATTTACTGCTCCCCAGTCTGGCGTTTTTTGTCCATCAACAGCAATAATTTGTTGATCGCCCTCTACACCCGCAACAGCAGCGATAGAGTTAGCTTCAACATTCTGAATAACTGGTTTAACGCTTGGAATTCCAATTAAATAAACCAGCCATAACGCAAAAACTGCAAATATAAAATTAGCAAACGGTCCGGCAGCAACAATCGCCATTCTCTGCCAAACACTTTTACTATTAAAGGATACCGATTCATCTTCTGGCGCTACATCATCAACTCGCTGATCTAGCATACGCACGTAACCACCTAGAGGAATTAACGCAATCACATACTCTGTCCCAGTACGCCCTACCTTGCGCCAAATGGGCTTACCAAAACCAATAGAGAAGCGAAGTACTTTTACTCCATTGCGTCGTGCCACCCAAAAGTGACCATATTCATGAATAGTAATTAATAAGCCAAGTGCGACAACAAAAGACGCTAAGTTCCAAATAAAATCAAACATTCATATAACCTTGACGCTTATTACTGTTCAGCCACTCATTCGCAACAACGCGTGCGGCATTATCAATTGCTAATACATCATCAATACTTTCAGCACGGGGTGAGCCGATAGCGGTCATCGAGTGTTTAACAACCGTAGCAATGTCAGTAAAACCAAGTTGGTTATTTAAAAACGCCTCTACCGCTATTTCATTCGCTGCATTTAGCACGGTGGTAGCGCCCTGCCCTTGATTACACGCTTCAATAGCAAGTGCTAAGCACGGATAACGGGCAAAATCGGGTTCAGTAAAAGTAAAATCTTTACATTCAAAAAAGTTAAGAGGCTTAACACCTGAGTCAATTCGCTGAGGAAAGGCCATAGCATGTGCAATAGGCGTGCGCATATCTGGGTTGCCCATTTGAGCAATCACCGAGCCATCCACATATTGCACCATGGAGTGAATAACACTTTGCGGATGGATCACTACTTCAATATCTTCAGCACTTGCATTAAATAGCCACTTAGCTTCAATAAACTCTAGCCCTTTATTCATCATGGTTGCCGAGTCTACTGAAATCTTTCGTCCCATAGACCAGTTAGGATGGGCTACAGCTTGTTCAGGTGTCACACAAGACAAGTCAGAGATAGGAGTATTTAAAAAAGGGCCACCAGAGCCAGTCAGTAAAATTTTAGATACGCCTTGGTCGGCGAAATGATGCTGGTATGCACTTTTTTGAACATCAAAAGGCATACACTGAAAAATTGCATTGTGCTCACTATCAATAGGCAGCAAGATTGCATTGTGCCTAATTACTTCATTCATAAAGAGTTCACCAGACATGACTAATGACTCTTTATTAGCTAGTAACACTTTTTTACCCGCTCTAACGGCGGCCAGTGTAGGTAATAGTCCTGCCGCACCTACAATCGCGGCCATTACCATATCCACATTCATGTCTTGCGCCACTTGGCATAACGCTTGTTCGCCGTGCAAAACATCAACTGCATCTATTTCAGTATGTGCTTTTAATTTAACGCTTAATTGATCTGCTGCCTTCTCATTAACCACAACAACACGAGTGGGTTTAAACTCAATAATTTGCAACAACAGCTCATTGATATTGCTGTTGGCAGTT
This is a stretch of genomic DNA from Flocculibacter collagenilyticus. It encodes these proteins:
- the bamA gene encoding outer membrane protein assembly factor BamA, translated to MALKNLLIASTLVGASIAATTPVHAEERFVVDDLAVNGLQRVTLGAALTYIPFSIGDEVSDFTVSQTVKALYLSGHFDDIEVYKDGNKVIFEVTERPTISDITFEGNDDIKDEQLQDSLKNNNIVVGEPLDKTLLTGIENGLIDFFHGVGKYNAKVEAVVTYLPRNRVRLQLEFEEGEAASVRQINIVGNELFSDEELLKNIESQQDLPWWKFFSSDRYQKQALQGDLETIRSHYLDRGYLRFNVESNQVSVSPDKESVYVTFNVSEGEQYTVKGYDFIGDLLGKEDFVKKFIPIKTDELYNGALVTHTEEMISNYLSSFGYANSEVRTIPEIDDEKKEVHLTISVNPGKRIYVRRIDFVGNEATADEVLRREVRQMEGAWLSNNSLDLSKNYLQRLKYLEKIEYETHPVPGEDDLVDVVFDVKEQPSGSFQAGVSYGSYSKLAFQAGIQHDNFLGTGNRVGINLNTYSAAQNISLSYTDPYFTMDGISLGGNIFYSNFDAGSAQLVRYKNKSYGIGLTTSFPIFEFNRLQFGATFKSNEVSQLQEYEQIKNYIALYSDPNDPDGGLEFDNIELFAGWSRSTLNRGLFPTAGSNQSLSMVVSTPNSDNKFFKLNFDSRFYFPLTNDHSWSLLTRLKMGYGNGYGEKNGIELTLPFSENFRLGGKEVRGFENNIIGPRAVYLSPTEIGGGGDPINGGGVIGVGNDFDSIGVSLRSTGGNAMVHTGLELIFPTPFLSEDFTNSVRTSLFVDVGNVWDTEFDLNRFSHLSQTEQDKLSDYSDPGLYRASAGLSIQWISPMGPMAFSFAKTLKEQTGDETEVFSFNIGTTF
- the rseP gene encoding sigma E protease regulator RseP; this encodes MFDFIWNLASFVVALGLLITIHEYGHFWVARRNGVKVLRFSIGFGKPIWRKVGRTGTEYVIALIPLGGYVRMLDQRVDDVAPEDESVSFNSKSVWQRMAIVAAGPFANFIFAVFALWLVYLIGIPSVKPVIQNVEANSIAAVAGVEGDQQIIAVDGQKTPDWGAVNLAFVGKIGEQSLELETRSIHDQMTKKYTLTLSNWNFAPDKESSLSSLGITPYSATVTTIVDGISDDSAAQRAGILVGDEILRIDGLYIDTWKDAVQIIQNSPNKALIIEVKRNNANLSLTVTPDGRQTSDGFTQGFLGVSPKVLPLADEFRINLQYGIIESLIKGAEKTWQLVELSFNMIGKLLVGDVSVKSLSGPISIAQGAGDSAGYGLVYFLSFLALISVNLGVINLLPLPILDGGHLFYYVIELLRGKPVSEKTQEAGFKIGALVLFALMSIALLNDISRLG
- the ispC gene encoding 1-deoxy-D-xylulose-5-phosphate reductoisomerase, which encodes MQSLCILGATGSIGKSTLDVVRKNPDLYRVESLTANSNINELLLQIIEFKPTRVVVVNEKAADQLSVKLKAHTEIDAVDVLHGEQALCQVAQDMNVDMVMAAIVGAAGLLPTLAAVRAGKKVLLANKESLVMSGELFMNEVIRHNAILLPIDSEHNAIFQCMPFDVQKSAYQHHFADQGVSKILLTGSGGPFLNTPISDLSCVTPEQAVAHPNWSMGRKISVDSATMMNKGLEFIEAKWLFNASAEDIEVVIHPQSVIHSMVQYVDGSVIAQMGNPDMRTPIAHAMAFPQRIDSGVKPLNFFECKDFTFTEPDFARYPCLALAIEACNQGQGATTVLNAANEIAVEAFLNNQLGFTDIATVVKHSMTAIGSPRAESIDDVLAIDNAARVVANEWLNSNKRQGYMNV